In Chitinophaga sp. HK235, a single window of DNA contains:
- a CDS encoding gliding motility-associated C-terminal domain-containing protein: MSTTLLRTLIFGSVILTLLALRSYAQEGMPLSVRACGTDRLLQQWRQNPSFVAREQAINQAILQQRYVRVPGAPAVDAAIITLPVVVHILNENLSAYTDLDVANAIQALNEAYSATGAFTGGRTDTKIRFCLAKTAPDGGRTTGIIRSYSYLNDFDVDMEGGNVTGMGAWDHSRYINIWVVSAIRSDYMQEFDCGSWSRLTMGGYASAGGDIVVAGLGVDVLAHEMGHYLSLLHTFAARDCKNDDCTTDGDMVCDTPPEKTITGGYACSAPQNSCDTDTLSGFTTDVPDLPDNFMDYGQGTGCILGFTQGQADRMRNFITTSLSLMQPSMVCNDPCAAAVTAAFTRDIAYPVVGQTVTFTATVAAGQTCVWLVDGVATGTGTTMPLTVTSQKTYLIELRVTDGVSGCHATTTDAMPVSCGVVARFYPDKRKIASKAGIQTDHVVFTNRSRNATAWKWLISNDKGMAEQVVSTDEQLDYIFQTPGNYKVRLYATDGHCEDYTNPVTIVVDDPTADGVVYVSAVECYQQDKLRVKLYFENKGYQTIPKNTPVSFYDGDPRLGKGHLLGTPFLLPADLPGKCVSVLYTTIVQAGRANVDTLVTVMNDNGSTFPLALPNTSVEESNYNNNVSIKRGFKFHVSLAPGDYTVLPKAQLVLKPTATGGTISSATWETSPYLNCSNCINTTFTAPYRQDTVTTVKVRGYSQYACYSDTLATVHIPVVDDYTVKLNSVDCSRGDSLYVDFSLCNAYTTGNIPASLQVDFYDRLPGDPAAVQLGTRFLTPMASPGTCSRYSQYIRNAPSGQIVAVVNKDQQAYPPVTGLNEGDYSNNTFTWNYVPPVLTVFPKDTTVYRKAPFHFYYDVRGFTPTTILWDNSDAYTLSCLSCAAPSVTMQDSSQIGVQLTNQYGCVLKGQEYVHLVPPDMTVELLSTHCFDNGHILVKFKVCMSNGYDTVFQKIPVSFYNGDPGNERSVMLQPVYYTPVPKFGDCREFTHVLSAPGTKEVVAVVNDRQGPVFNETDYSNNRSDLDYEPFTITATPALISLPRPASVGLRTSITGGPVSSYLWEPQTGLSCTSCPNPFAAATSSMKYQVTATNDYYCTDTATVHIQTFVNAGISMPNAFSPNGDGQNDYFYVIGSWDIRQVRNLSVFNRSGNKVFEAVNTPANDRSYGWDGTVNSKRADLGSYVYFAMVEYLDGTTRMIKGTVLLIR, from the coding sequence ATGAGCACAACCTTATTGAGAACCCTGATTTTTGGGTCTGTCATATTGACCCTGCTGGCTTTACGCTCCTATGCCCAGGAAGGTATGCCATTATCTGTCCGTGCCTGCGGTACAGACAGACTATTGCAGCAATGGCGCCAAAACCCTTCGTTTGTGGCGAGGGAACAGGCCATCAATCAGGCCATCCTGCAGCAGCGTTATGTTCGGGTGCCTGGTGCTCCGGCTGTTGATGCGGCGATTATTACCCTGCCGGTAGTGGTGCACATACTCAATGAGAACCTGAGCGCCTATACGGACCTGGACGTGGCCAATGCAATACAGGCGCTTAACGAAGCCTACAGCGCTACCGGTGCCTTTACCGGTGGCCGTACCGATACAAAAATCCGATTCTGTCTTGCTAAAACAGCCCCTGATGGCGGCCGTACCACCGGGATCATCCGTTCCTATTCCTACCTGAATGATTTTGACGTAGACATGGAAGGCGGGAATGTTACCGGTATGGGAGCGTGGGATCATAGCCGTTATATCAACATATGGGTCGTGTCTGCCATCCGTTCTGACTATATGCAGGAATTCGACTGCGGTAGCTGGAGCCGTCTTACCATGGGCGGATATGCCAGCGCCGGCGGAGATATTGTGGTGGCCGGCCTCGGTGTGGACGTACTGGCACATGAGATGGGACATTACCTCAGCCTCCTGCATACCTTTGCAGCCAGAGACTGTAAAAACGATGACTGTACCACCGATGGGGACATGGTTTGTGACACCCCTCCGGAGAAGACCATCACCGGCGGTTATGCCTGCAGCGCCCCACAAAATTCCTGTGACACCGATACCTTGTCTGGTTTTACCACCGATGTGCCAGACCTGCCGGATAACTTTATGGACTATGGCCAGGGCACCGGTTGTATACTGGGCTTTACCCAAGGTCAGGCCGACAGGATGCGGAACTTTATTACCACCTCGCTGTCGCTGATGCAGCCCAGCATGGTTTGTAATGATCCCTGCGCCGCTGCTGTTACCGCCGCTTTTACCCGCGACATTGCCTATCCTGTAGTAGGACAGACTGTCACCTTTACGGCTACCGTCGCTGCCGGACAAACCTGCGTATGGCTGGTAGACGGGGTGGCCACCGGTACCGGCACTACCATGCCGTTGACGGTCACCAGTCAGAAAACCTATCTGATAGAACTACGTGTAACCGATGGTGTTAGTGGTTGCCATGCTACCACCACAGACGCCATGCCTGTTAGTTGCGGCGTGGTTGCACGTTTCTACCCCGACAAACGCAAGATCGCTTCCAAAGCGGGCATCCAGACAGACCATGTGGTGTTTACCAACCGCTCCCGCAACGCTACCGCCTGGAAATGGCTGATCAGCAATGATAAAGGTATGGCGGAGCAGGTGGTGAGCACAGATGAACAGCTGGACTATATTTTCCAGACACCCGGCAACTATAAAGTACGCCTTTATGCTACAGATGGTCACTGTGAGGACTATACGAACCCGGTCACCATTGTGGTGGACGATCCCACTGCTGACGGCGTGGTATATGTATCTGCCGTAGAATGTTACCAGCAGGATAAGCTGCGCGTGAAACTGTATTTTGAGAACAAAGGATACCAGACTATTCCTAAAAACACACCTGTATCTTTTTATGATGGTGATCCGCGGCTGGGAAAGGGGCATTTGTTAGGAACCCCATTTTTGCTGCCGGCAGACCTTCCAGGCAAATGTGTCTCTGTATTATATACTACGATTGTTCAGGCCGGCCGCGCCAATGTAGATACACTGGTGACGGTGATGAACGATAACGGCAGCACTTTTCCGCTGGCATTGCCCAACACCAGTGTGGAAGAGAGTAATTACAACAATAATGTGAGCATCAAGCGGGGATTCAAGTTTCATGTATCCCTGGCGCCGGGAGATTATACCGTATTACCGAAAGCACAGCTGGTGCTGAAACCCACCGCTACCGGTGGTACCATCAGCTCCGCCACCTGGGAAACTTCACCCTACCTGAACTGCAGCAACTGCATCAACACTACCTTTACTGCACCCTATCGTCAGGATACCGTTACAACCGTGAAAGTGCGGGGATATTCACAGTATGCCTGTTACAGTGATACGCTGGCTACCGTGCATATTCCGGTGGTAGATGACTATACCGTGAAACTGAACAGTGTGGACTGTTCCAGGGGAGACAGCCTGTATGTGGACTTCTCTCTGTGCAATGCTTATACCACCGGTAATATACCGGCTTCACTCCAGGTAGATTTTTACGACCGGCTTCCGGGCGATCCTGCGGCAGTACAGCTGGGTACCCGTTTCCTGACGCCCATGGCTTCTCCCGGTACCTGCAGCCGTTACAGCCAGTATATCCGGAATGCTCCTTCCGGCCAGATAGTGGCAGTGGTAAACAAAGACCAGCAGGCGTATCCGCCGGTTACTGGTTTGAACGAGGGTGATTATTCCAACAATACTTTTACCTGGAACTATGTTCCGCCTGTATTGACCGTCTTCCCGAAAGACACTACGGTATACCGCAAGGCACCGTTCCACTTCTATTACGACGTAAGGGGCTTCACACCCACAACTATTCTGTGGGATAACAGTGATGCCTATACGCTCAGCTGCCTTTCCTGTGCTGCTCCTTCGGTTACTATGCAGGACAGCAGTCAGATAGGTGTACAGTTGACGAACCAGTATGGTTGTGTGCTGAAAGGGCAGGAGTACGTACATCTTGTGCCACCGGATATGACGGTAGAACTGTTGTCTACACATTGTTTCGACAATGGCCATATTCTGGTGAAGTTCAAGGTATGTATGTCTAATGGTTATGATACTGTTTTTCAGAAGATACCGGTATCTTTTTACAATGGTGATCCTGGTAATGAGCGGTCGGTGATGTTGCAGCCGGTTTATTATACGCCGGTGCCCAAATTTGGCGACTGCCGTGAGTTTACCCATGTACTGAGTGCTCCGGGTACCAAAGAGGTGGTGGCCGTGGTGAATGATCGTCAGGGGCCTGTATTTAATGAGACAGATTATAGCAACAACCGGAGCGACCTGGATTATGAGCCGTTTACTATAACGGCCACGCCTGCACTGATATCGCTGCCTCGTCCTGCCAGTGTGGGATTGCGTACCAGTATCACCGGCGGGCCTGTAAGTTCTTATCTGTGGGAGCCGCAGACAGGGCTTTCCTGTACAAGTTGTCCCAATCCGTTTGCTGCTGCTACCTCGTCTATGAAATACCAGGTGACCGCCACTAACGATTATTATTGTACAGACACCGCTACCGTACACATACAGACATTTGTGAATGCTGGTATCAGCATGCCTAATGCATTTTCTCCCAATGGAGATGGGCAGAATGATTATTTCTATGTGATTGGTAGCTGGGATATCCGTCAGGTGAGGAACCTGTCGGTGTTTAACCGCTCCGGCAACAAGGTTTTTGAAGCGGTGAACACGCCGGCCAATGACCGCAGTTATGGTTGGGATGGAACTGTGAATAGTAAGCGGGCAGATCTGGGGAGTTATGTTTATTTCGCGATGGTGGAGTATCTGGACGGCACCACGCGAATGATAAAGGGAACGGTATTGCTTATACGTTAA
- a CDS encoding multidrug effflux MFS transporter codes for MTQEHTRTRYFFLILILGTLTALAPFSIDMYLPGFPAIAADFGVEQARVGLSLSSFFIGISAGQLLYGPLLDRFGRKTPLILGLLVYIAASLGCVYAVTLNSLVILRFIQAIGSCAATVASVAMVRDLFPVKENAKVFALLVLVLGASPMLAPTIGSYVTAAFNWHTIFIVLAAMGGLILLATILWLPESYQPDTSMSLKPGPITRSFWTVATTPQFYTYAFAGATAFSGLFAYVSGSPQIFMDVYHLDGKTYGWIFAGLSIGFIGSSQINSLLLKRFESQQIVLVALTLHSIIGLVLAICAWNNWLSLTGLLLLLFVYLCCMGYVSPNTSALCLASFGKNAGTASALMGALQMGIGALASTFVSLFDSHSTLPLALTIAGSSLMALTILMVGRKQIGTAMATPDQGGTVIAH; via the coding sequence GTGACACAAGAACATACGAGAACCCGATATTTTTTTCTGATACTGATATTAGGTACCCTCACCGCATTGGCGCCTTTTTCCATAGACATGTATCTGCCGGGCTTTCCGGCGATTGCCGCCGACTTCGGCGTAGAGCAGGCCAGGGTAGGCTTGTCGCTCTCCAGCTTTTTTATAGGCATCTCTGCAGGGCAGCTGCTGTATGGTCCGCTGCTCGACCGCTTTGGCAGGAAAACACCGTTGATACTGGGTTTGCTGGTTTATATAGCCGCATCGCTGGGCTGCGTATATGCGGTCACGTTGAACAGCCTGGTGATCCTGAGATTTATACAGGCCATCGGAAGCTGTGCTGCCACAGTAGCTTCTGTGGCAATGGTGCGTGACCTGTTTCCTGTGAAGGAAAATGCCAAAGTATTTGCCCTGCTGGTATTGGTATTAGGCGCTTCTCCTATGCTGGCCCCTACCATAGGCAGTTATGTGACCGCTGCTTTCAACTGGCATACGATATTCATTGTACTGGCGGCCATGGGGGGATTGATCCTGTTAGCCACCATCCTGTGGCTGCCGGAGAGTTATCAGCCTGATACCTCCATGTCGCTCAAACCCGGCCCTATTACCCGAAGCTTCTGGACAGTGGCCACCACGCCACAGTTTTACACCTACGCCTTTGCCGGAGCTACGGCCTTCTCCGGTCTGTTTGCATACGTGTCCGGCTCTCCGCAGATATTTATGGATGTTTACCACCTGGATGGTAAAACCTACGGCTGGATTTTTGCCGGCCTCTCTATTGGGTTTATCGGCTCCAGCCAGATCAACAGCCTGCTGCTGAAGCGCTTTGAAAGCCAGCAGATAGTGTTGGTAGCGCTGACGCTTCATTCCATAATTGGACTGGTACTGGCCATCTGCGCCTGGAACAACTGGCTGAGTCTCACCGGCCTGTTGCTGTTACTGTTTGTGTATCTCTGTTGCATGGGATATGTTAGTCCGAATACGTCCGCCCTTTGCCTGGCTTCTTTTGGGAAAAATGCAGGCACTGCTTCCGCCTTGATGGGAGCACTGCAGATGGGCATAGGGGCACTGGCATCTACCTTTGTTAGCCTGTTTGATAGTCATTCAACCCTGCCCCTGGCTCTTACCATCGCCGGTTCTTCCCTGATGGCGCTGACGATATTGATGGTGGGCCGCAAACAAATCGGAACCGCTATGGCGACACCCGACCAGGGAGGCACTGTGATAGCACATTAA
- a CDS encoding glycosyltransferase family 2 protein has translation MSVALLVTTYNWPEALKLVLESVLRQSVLPDEVIIADDGSADATRYVIEAFKRSTTIPVKHFWHPDEGFRKTIIINQAITGTDSDYIIQIDGDIVLHEDFIKDHRSEAEQGFYIRGSRVLLPEDKTRYFLRSGEFDNVTAFGRGVKNRFNALRIPFLAPLLIKKSKRSRNLIGCNCAFWKEDFLKVNGYNNELKGWGHEDIELAARFINSGLSQKKVKMKAVCYHLHHPLNDRIHENVNYRVYLDTLKRGITYCTNGYHH, from the coding sequence ATGTCCGTGGCCTTATTGGTAACTACATACAACTGGCCAGAAGCGTTAAAACTTGTTCTGGAGAGTGTGCTTAGGCAAAGTGTTTTGCCTGACGAGGTCATCATCGCTGATGATGGATCTGCAGATGCTACAAGATATGTTATTGAAGCGTTCAAACGAAGCACCACTATTCCTGTAAAACATTTCTGGCATCCGGATGAGGGTTTCCGTAAAACGATCATCATCAACCAGGCTATTACCGGTACTGATTCTGACTACATCATCCAGATAGACGGGGATATAGTATTACACGAAGATTTTATCAAAGACCATAGAAGTGAAGCCGAACAGGGTTTTTATATCCGCGGCAGCCGGGTACTTTTGCCGGAAGACAAGACCCGTTATTTTCTGCGTTCCGGCGAATTTGACAATGTAACGGCTTTCGGCCGGGGTGTAAAGAATCGCTTTAATGCGCTCCGTATCCCGTTTCTCGCGCCTTTACTGATAAAAAAGAGTAAACGTTCCCGTAACCTGATCGGTTGTAACTGCGCTTTCTGGAAGGAGGATTTTCTGAAGGTGAACGGTTATAATAACGAGCTGAAGGGCTGGGGACATGAAGATATTGAACTGGCCGCCCGTTTTATCAACTCAGGACTGAGCCAGAAGAAGGTAAAGATGAAAGCGGTATGTTATCATCTGCACCACCCACTCAACGACCGGATACACGAAAATGTCAACTACCGCGTGTACCTGGATACCTTAAAAAGAGGAATTACCTACTGTACAAACGGCTATCACCACTAA
- a CDS encoding DNA/RNA non-specific endonuclease, whose product MPKKKSTNKSSNSLALAVILIIATFIVTTCSRKIAGIKEKEKTHSSKKSSASKHGKKKSAKYLLQEDFEKGSKTNYNTEEISLSSGSWEFKDAVTGGLDEDHKVGTKALRIRSNGMANMEFDVAVKGTVTVTLKYALYGEDEKGEWELWASVNRGQRYTKVGNTVSVSSNTLKTATFTATTNAAIRFSIRKTDKTNSRLNFDAFTVEEGGKAPVVTGPAEGSVSGDDDNMLLGNPSNATASLAMVNNYLMDKGYYKLSYSRDNGTPNWVSWHISSRDLGDMARGNDFRPDADVPDDWFQVTQTTYIGSGFDRGHNCPSGDRTASRDANEATFLMTNMIPQAPNHNQHLWSNLESYTRSLVKEGNEVYVIMGSYGTGGTGSKGLTKKIAGNRVNVPARIWKVIVVLPEGNNDLKRISRSTRVIAVNTPNNNNVNTKWSAYLTSIEEIEKATNYKLLGNVPEAVRQELIKKIDTGE is encoded by the coding sequence ATGCCAAAGAAGAAATCGACGAATAAATCAAGCAATAGTTTAGCCTTAGCTGTTATACTGATCATTGCCACTTTTATAGTTACTACCTGTTCCCGGAAAATAGCCGGGATAAAGGAAAAGGAGAAAACCCATTCTTCAAAAAAATCATCTGCTTCCAAACACGGGAAAAAGAAGTCTGCGAAATATCTGTTGCAGGAAGACTTTGAAAAGGGCAGCAAAACCAATTACAATACAGAAGAAATTTCGCTCAGCAGCGGTAGCTGGGAGTTCAAGGATGCTGTGACCGGCGGCCTGGATGAAGATCATAAGGTAGGTACAAAGGCCTTACGCATCCGGAGTAATGGTATGGCGAATATGGAATTTGATGTTGCCGTGAAGGGAACGGTGACGGTTACGCTGAAATATGCTTTGTATGGAGAGGATGAAAAAGGTGAGTGGGAGTTATGGGCATCCGTGAACCGCGGACAGCGTTATACCAAAGTAGGCAATACCGTTAGTGTTAGCTCCAATACTCTGAAGACAGCCACTTTCACGGCTACCACCAATGCCGCCATTCGTTTTTCGATCCGGAAAACAGACAAGACCAACAGCCGGTTGAACTTTGATGCCTTTACGGTAGAAGAAGGAGGCAAAGCTCCGGTCGTAACAGGACCTGCTGAAGGGTCGGTATCGGGCGATGATGATAACATGTTGCTGGGTAACCCGAGTAATGCCACGGCTTCACTGGCGATGGTCAACAATTACCTGATGGACAAGGGATATTACAAATTGTCTTACAGCCGCGATAACGGAACACCTAACTGGGTAAGCTGGCATATTTCTTCCCGTGATCTGGGGGATATGGCCCGGGGTAATGATTTCCGGCCGGATGCAGATGTACCGGACGATTGGTTCCAGGTGACGCAAACCACTTATATCGGCAGTGGTTTTGACCGTGGTCATAACTGTCCTTCGGGGGACCGGACGGCTAGCCGGGATGCCAATGAAGCCACCTTCCTGATGACCAATATGATTCCGCAGGCACCCAATCATAATCAGCATCTGTGGTCTAATCTGGAAAGTTATACCCGTTCACTGGTAAAAGAGGGGAATGAGGTGTATGTGATTATGGGAAGTTATGGTACTGGCGGAACCGGTAGTAAGGGGCTGACAAAAAAGATTGCCGGAAACAGGGTGAATGTGCCTGCCAGGATCTGGAAAGTGATTGTGGTATTGCCTGAGGGCAACAATGACCTGAAACGGATTTCCCGTTCCACCCGTGTCATTGCAGTCAATACGCCCAACAATAATAACGTCAATACAAAATGGTCTGCCTATCTCACTTCTATAGAAGAAATTGAAAAAGCTACGAATTACAAGCTACTGGGCAATGTTCCCGAGGCAGTAAGGCAGGAGCTGATCAAAAAGATTGATACCGGGGAGTAA
- a CDS encoding glycosyltransferase family A protein: MSLAPVAIFVYNRPDHAQQTIESLLKNAEAPRTDLYIFSDGAKADKDKDMVKAVREYVHTVTGFASVTVIEQQQNIGLAASITTGVTMVVNKHGKIIQMDDDLLVSPYFLRFMNDALDHYENNDKVACVCAFLYPVRKKVPANFFLKGADCCIWGTWKRAWDMYEPDGRKLLHELEQRRLTFKFDFDGAYPYTQMLRDQIEGKNDSWAIRWLASAYLKDKYTLYPGKSMARNIGMDNSGTNSGQTNSYDQTVSMEPIPILDIPVEQSRAGYVAFREFFTRLYNNYSFFKRKRRRFKRWVKYLIKGI; encoded by the coding sequence ATGTCATTAGCTCCTGTGGCCATATTTGTTTATAACCGGCCCGACCATGCTCAACAAACAATAGAATCATTGTTGAAAAATGCGGAAGCACCACGCACAGATCTCTACATTTTCAGTGACGGGGCCAAAGCAGACAAAGACAAGGACATGGTAAAGGCTGTAAGGGAATATGTCCATACAGTTACCGGCTTTGCATCCGTAACAGTGATAGAACAACAGCAGAACATAGGACTGGCAGCCAGTATCACCACTGGCGTTACCATGGTGGTAAACAAGCATGGTAAAATCATTCAGATGGATGATGACCTGCTGGTATCCCCTTATTTCCTCCGGTTTATGAATGATGCGCTGGATCATTATGAAAACAATGATAAAGTAGCTTGTGTATGTGCGTTTCTCTATCCGGTAAGGAAGAAAGTGCCTGCCAACTTTTTCCTCAAAGGAGCTGACTGCTGTATCTGGGGTACCTGGAAACGGGCCTGGGACATGTATGAACCGGATGGACGGAAGTTGCTGCATGAACTGGAACAACGCAGGCTTACTTTCAAATTCGATTTTGATGGTGCCTATCCTTATACCCAGATGCTCAGAGACCAGATTGAGGGCAAAAACGACTCCTGGGCCATTCGCTGGCTGGCATCTGCTTATCTGAAAGACAAATACACACTGTATCCCGGCAAATCCATGGCAAGAAATATCGGCATGGATAATTCCGGTACCAATAGCGGACAAACAAACAGCTACGACCAGACTGTCAGCATGGAACCCATACCCATCCTGGATATTCCGGTAGAACAAAGCCGGGCCGGCTATGTAGCCTTCAGGGAATTCTTTACCCGCCTCTATAATAATTACTCTTTTTTCAAACGGAAACGTAGGCGTTTCAAACGCTGGGTAAAGTACCTGATTAAAGGCATCTAG
- a CDS encoding glycosyltransferase — translation MRETSNCVDIVIPSFRLGERYLIPLIELPKPEGWTFNYFIIVDNPEVKPGPAISKLAADGVVNLFINSENLGASGSRNKGIDAGKAPWILFLDDDIVVEKDLLHTYVAAIRQHPDAIGFIGLTDFPAPINHFTEALDAYGITAAFRIANVTSEFMWGTTANMMFNRAAMGDLRFSDVFSKNGGGEDMDLPARICIQNNKRFLTLKEAKAVHPWWNDGRPHYDRSMRYGAGTGHLLPRFKSFTWYGFPNPIESLILFILTAPLIIYYLGWTQWLILIAAVFVFDLILNYAKSVQKGFTSPVVAYYVTRLRWSTEWGTLITGLRKQGVPAFMQRINADFSRPHHFRLNRWRITKFVMFALLVGVLIWCR, via the coding sequence ATGCGAGAAACGTCTAACTGTGTAGATATTGTTATACCATCTTTCCGGCTGGGAGAGCGTTATCTGATTCCTTTAATAGAGCTGCCCAAACCTGAGGGGTGGACCTTTAATTATTTTATCATTGTAGATAATCCGGAAGTGAAACCTGGTCCGGCTATCAGCAAGCTGGCGGCGGACGGTGTTGTCAACCTGTTTATCAACTCTGAGAACCTGGGTGCCTCCGGCAGCAGGAATAAAGGTATTGATGCCGGTAAAGCTCCCTGGATATTGTTTCTGGACGATGATATTGTGGTAGAGAAAGATCTTTTGCATACCTATGTGGCGGCCATCCGCCAGCATCCTGATGCTATCGGATTTATAGGGCTGACTGATTTCCCGGCGCCTATTAATCACTTTACGGAGGCATTGGATGCATATGGCATTACAGCTGCTTTCCGTATTGCGAATGTTACCAGTGAATTTATGTGGGGAACCACAGCGAATATGATGTTTAACCGTGCTGCGATGGGTGACCTGCGTTTTTCAGACGTTTTCTCCAAGAACGGCGGGGGAGAGGATATGGACCTGCCTGCACGGATCTGTATACAGAACAACAAACGTTTCCTGACATTAAAAGAAGCCAAGGCAGTACATCCCTGGTGGAATGATGGCCGTCCGCACTATGACCGTAGTATGCGTTACGGAGCAGGCACCGGGCATTTGCTGCCTCGTTTCAAAAGCTTTACCTGGTATGGGTTTCCTAATCCCATCGAATCACTGATATTGTTTATACTCACCGCACCACTTATTATTTACTACCTGGGCTGGACCCAATGGCTGATCCTCATTGCAGCGGTATTTGTTTTTGACCTTATCCTGAACTATGCCAAATCGGTGCAGAAAGGTTTTACTTCTCCTGTGGTGGCATATTATGTAACGAGGTTGAGATGGAGCACTGAATGGGGCACACTGATAACCGGTTTACGAAAACAGGGAGTGCCGGCTTTCATGCAACGTATCAATGCTGACTTTTCAAGACCGCATCATTTCCGGCTGAACCGCTGGCGGATTACCAAGTTTGTCATGTTTGCGCTGCTGGTGGGCGTGCTTATCTGGTGCAGATAA
- a CDS encoding succinate CoA transferase — translation MYEERIKRTELQQKIISADQAATLFKDQMVVASSGFTKAGDSKAVLKALAASAPANPLKITLLTGASLGHDTDGALAEAGILHKRMPFQVDPALRKKINSGDVLFVDQHLGESAELINEKIIPRVDIAIIEALMIEADGSIVPTTSVGNSAAFAAAADKIIVEINMSVPLSVYGVHDIFATGVWPHKRIIPITDAGSRIGLPAIPVDPEKIVAVVLTDTTDSPASINERDEKTSAIATHLLEFFSHEIRKGRLPHSLRPLQSGIGKVANAVLEGFIDGDFHHLTMYSEVIQDSAFNLIDAGKLDFASASSITVSQTCYNRVFSNFEKYKPHIILRPQDISNAAEVIRRLGIISINTAIECDIYGNVNSTHIGGTAMMNGIGGSNDFARNAYLSIFVTQSSSKAGGISHIVPMASHIDNTEHDVDIIVTENGLADLRGLAPRERARLIISNCAHASYKDELNNYFTEACKRGGQTPHLLQEALSWHSRFNENGTMLKTVHV, via the coding sequence ATGTACGAAGAACGCATTAAAAGAACGGAATTACAACAGAAGATTATCAGCGCCGACCAGGCTGCCACCTTGTTCAAAGACCAGATGGTAGTAGCCTCCAGCGGATTCACCAAAGCCGGCGACAGCAAAGCAGTACTTAAAGCATTGGCAGCCTCAGCTCCTGCTAACCCTCTCAAAATAACACTGCTCACCGGGGCCTCTCTGGGCCATGATACAGATGGGGCTCTCGCTGAAGCAGGCATACTGCACAAACGCATGCCTTTCCAGGTAGACCCTGCATTGCGCAAAAAAATCAATAGCGGCGATGTACTTTTTGTAGACCAGCACCTCGGCGAAAGCGCCGAACTGATCAATGAAAAGATCATCCCCCGTGTAGATATCGCGATCATTGAAGCACTGATGATTGAGGCCGACGGCAGTATCGTACCAACCACTTCCGTAGGTAACTCTGCTGCTTTTGCAGCTGCTGCCGACAAAATCATCGTAGAGATCAATATGTCTGTACCTCTCTCTGTATACGGAGTTCACGACATCTTCGCTACGGGAGTATGGCCACACAAACGTATCATTCCGATTACCGATGCCGGCTCCCGCATAGGCCTGCCGGCCATCCCGGTTGATCCGGAAAAAATAGTAGCCGTCGTACTGACCGATACTACCGACAGCCCGGCATCTATCAATGAAAGAGATGAAAAAACCAGCGCCATCGCTACCCATCTCCTGGAATTCTTTTCCCACGAAATCAGAAAAGGCAGATTACCACATTCCCTTCGCCCTTTACAATCGGGCATCGGCAAAGTGGCCAACGCAGTTCTCGAAGGGTTTATTGACGGCGACTTCCATCACCTGACCATGTACTCTGAAGTGATACAGGACAGCGCCTTTAACCTGATAGATGCAGGCAAACTGGATTTTGCTTCCGCCTCTTCGATCACTGTTTCACAAACCTGCTACAACCGGGTTTTCAGCAACTTCGAAAAATACAAACCACATATCATCCTCCGTCCGCAGGACATCAGCAATGCGGCGGAAGTCATTCGCCGGCTGGGCATTATCAGTATCAACACGGCCATCGAATGTGATATCTACGGAAATGTCAACTCCACCCACATCGGCGGCACCGCCATGATGAACGGAATCGGCGGCTCCAACGACTTCGCCCGTAATGCTTACCTGAGCATATTTGTAACACAGTCATCATCAAAAGCCGGCGGTATTTCGCACATTGTTCCAATGGCTTCTCATATAGACAATACAGAACACGACGTAGACATTATAGTAACTGAAAACGGTCTGGCAGACTTAAGAGGACTTGCACCGCGCGAGCGCGCCAGACTGATCATATCCAACTGCGCGCATGCCAGCTACAAAGACGAATTGAACAACTATTTTACCGAAGCCTGCAAAAGAGGAGGCCAAACACCTCACCTGCTACAGGAGGCCCTTAGCTGGCATAGCCGCTTTAACGAAAACGGGACCATGCTTAAAACTGTTCATGTATAG